The genomic DNA ACTTAAAAAGTGGGCAAGGCTTCCCAATAACACGAACACGTGAAAAATTTCATGATGCCCCATATGGTTAAACTCTAACCATTTTGGCTTTGTTCCATAAATAAATCCACCAATTGTATAAAGAATACCTCCAAGCACTAGGAGCACCATACCACCTGTACTTAAGTTAGCAGCTAACGGCGCAAAGAACAGAACAATTAACCAACCCATTGTAATATAAATTGCTGTTGATAACCATCTTGGACAATTGAACCAAAACATTTTAAAAACAATACCACAAATGGCAGTTGCGTAAACTAAACAAAATAATAATAAACCGTGTGCGGAATGTAATGTAATTAAACAAAATGGTGCATATGTACCTGCGATCAATATAAAAATCATAGAGTGATCAAGCTTCCTAAAGAAATAAATAACACGTTCACTGGCTACAACACTATGATATACAGCTGATGCTGTATACAGAACCATCATTCCGATGCCAAACAAAATAACAGCTGTAATTGCCGCAAAAGATGGCATCTTAATAGAAACTTTTACAAGCATAGCTAGTAATGCAATAAATGATAATACAGCTCCTCCCAAATGGGTAAAAGCATTAACCGGTTCTCTTATATAAGCATTCATATAAACACCCCTCATATAATTACATGTAGTTTTAATAACTATATGTAATTATATACACATTATTATTAGAGGTCAACATTTACAATTCATTTGTTTCGTAATACCATATTTAGAGATAAACTAAACATTATGCTCCACTAAGTCATAAAAGTGAGGGGTTCTACGTGGAAAATATAAATAAATTGCTTGAAACATTACATTTAGAAAAAAATATTACACTGGAAGACATTCCAAATGTCGATTTGTATGTAGACCAGGTTGTCCAACTATTTGAAAACACTTATACGGATACAACAAGAACCGATGATGAAAAGGTATTAACAAAAACAATGATTAACAATTATGCAAAAGGTAAATTGTTTATTCCAATCAAAAATAAAAAATACTCAAAAGAGCATATGATTTTAATCAGTTTAATTTATCAATTAAAAGGGGCTCTTTCCATTAATGACATAAAAAGTTCCTTAGAACATATAAACGAATCCTTATTAAGCGATGGTTCATTCGAATTAAATACACTCTATAAAGATTATCTTACTCTTACCGAAAACAACGTCGAAAGCTTTAAACAAGATATAAATAATCGCGTTTCAGAAGTAAGTGAGATTTCTTCCTTAGAAGATCCAAAACTAGAAAAGTTTCTATTACTAAACTCCTTAGTGAACATGAGTAATATGTATAGACGTTTGGCAGAGAAGTTAGTCGATGATTTAAAAGGATCTTAAACAAAAAACTATCCACCTATTAAAGTGGATAGTTTTTTGTTTACTTATTTGCCTCATGAACTTTCAATTGCTTACCTTTTATCGTTGTATTTCTCATAACCTTTAAAACAAGTGGTCCTTTTCCGTTTAATATTTCAACATAAGAAACATTATCTTGTATTGTAATAATGCCTATATCTTCAGCGGAAACACCTTGAATTTTAGCAATTGTACCGACGAAATCCACCGCTCTAATTTTCTTTTTCTTTCCGCCATTAAAGTACAATTTCATAATTCCTTTATTTATATCCGCATTCTTATCCTTCTTGATCATTGGTTTAGCGTGTATTTTTTCTTCAAATGCAGCTTTCCTTTTTATAACTTCTTCTTTTGAAGGTGCGTGTGCCTTCGGAATTGCAAAACCGATGTACGCCTCAATCTCCTCTAAAAATCGATCTTCATAAGGCGTTATAAATGTAATGGCTTTTCCGCTATTACCAGCTCGTCCTGTTCTTCCTGTACGGTGTACATAGCTTTCTTTCTCTAATGGAATATCATAATTAATAACGTGTGTAATATTATCAATATCAATTCCTCTCGCAGCTACATCCGTTGCTACTAAATAACGGAACTTTCCTTTTCTAAAATCATCCATCACTTCAAAACGATCTTCCTGTACCATACCACCGTGTATTTTGTCACAAGGATAATTAACTCGTTTTAGCTGTCTATATACATGGTCTACGTTTTCTTGTGTACGACAGAAAATAATGCAACTGTCTGGATTTTCAATCATGGTTACATCCTTAAGAAGTGAAAGTTTCTCTTCTTCCCTTACTTCAAAAAGGGTATGTTCAATTTTATCTGTTGTAATCCCAGCCGCTTTAATTTCAATATGAGTTGGTGCATTCATATATGTACGGGATAACCT from Bacillus basilensis includes the following:
- a CDS encoding hemolysin III family protein yields the protein MNAYIREPVNAFTHLGGAVLSFIALLAMLVKVSIKMPSFAAITAVILFGIGMMVLYTASAVYHSVVASERVIYFFRKLDHSMIFILIAGTYAPFCLITLHSAHGLLLFCLVYATAICGIVFKMFWFNCPRWLSTAIYITMGWLIVLFFAPLAANLSTGGMVLLVLGGILYTIGGFIYGTKPKWLEFNHMGHHEIFHVFVLLGSLAHFLSVYCYVI
- a CDS encoding DUF1836 domain-containing protein, whose translation is MENINKLLETLHLEKNITLEDIPNVDLYVDQVVQLFENTYTDTTRTDDEKVLTKTMINNYAKGKLFIPIKNKKYSKEHMILISLIYQLKGALSINDIKSSLEHINESLLSDGSFELNTLYKDYLTLTENNVESFKQDINNRVSEVSEISSLEDPKLEKFLLLNSLVNMSNMYRRLAEKLVDDLKGS
- the dbpA gene encoding ATP-dependent RNA helicase DbpA; translated protein: MSKKSFSNYALSKEIRRALTGLGYEHPTEVQGEVIPVALQKKDLVVKSQTGSGKTASFGIPLCEMVEWEENKPQALVLTPTRELAVQVKEDITNIGRFKRVKAAAIYGKSPFARQKLELKQKTHIVVGTPGRVLDHIEKGTLSLERLKYLVIDEADEMLNMGFIDQVEAIIDELPTKRMTMLFSATLPEDVERLSRTYMNAPTHIEIKAAGITTDKIEHTLFEVREEEKLSLLKDVTMIENPDSCIIFCRTQENVDHVYRQLKRVNYPCDKIHGGMVQEDRFEVMDDFRKGKFRYLVATDVAARGIDIDNITHVINYDIPLEKESYVHRTGRTGRAGNSGKAITFITPYEDRFLEEIEAYIGFAIPKAHAPSKEEVIKRKAAFEEKIHAKPMIKKDKNADINKGIMKLYFNGGKKKKIRAVDFVGTIAKIQGVSAEDIGIITIQDNVSYVEILNGKGPLVLKVMRNTTIKGKQLKVHEANK